One Miscanthus floridulus cultivar M001 chromosome 11, ASM1932011v1, whole genome shotgun sequence DNA window includes the following coding sequences:
- the LOC136491684 gene encoding uncharacterized protein yields the protein MWQQPTHGAWCYLKDKFLGQRESRALLETQLCNFCQDALSITDYCCHLESMATSLAKFGDPIGDWQLVLTLLRGLSGKFCHMVSILKMHRPFLTFAEAQTHLLLEEMEIDAQPPLPPSALVATTPCLTVPDALAPPPLGMFPPVCPPSAPTGGQRNGRCRRCGGCGGPSAPPGGAPPSMHGGMHPSFVHPWAGTMQMWPYDRSGRPPLAPLVFTIVPQYGGFGGAYGGTYGPRLLSTSTSTAAPAPKPLHAVHGTVHMHGDGDAAPRTLSSPGPLSPRPPLAGPSVPPLTLGAAAPVHPAWVAASSATLSSSAPPHATGSAAPEPCAQAIANGTGRTISTRPVAIILVTNTHSMRTHGKVGIA from the exons ATGTGGCAACAACCCACTCATGGTGCCTGGTGCTATCTTAAGGACAAGTTCCTCGGCCAGCGGGAGTCCCGCGCGCTCCTCGAAACACAGTTGTGCAACTTCTGCCAAGACGCCCTAAGCATCACCGACTACTGTTGCCATCTCGAGTCGATGGCCACCTCTCTCGCTAAGTTCGGCGACCCCATCGGTGATTGGCAGCTGGTGCTCACGCTCCTCCGTGGCTTGAGTGGCAAGTTCTGCCATATGGTGTCCATCCTCAAGATGCATCGCCCGTTCCTGACATTTGCAGAGGCCCAAACACACCTCCTActagaggagatggagatcgaCGCCCAGCCACCATTGCCGCCATCCGCTCTCGTTGCTACCACTCCATGCCTGACGGTGCCCGATGCACTAGCACCTCCACCCCTAGGGATGTTCCCCCCTGTGTGCCCTCCTAGTGCACCCACTGGTGGCCAGCGCAATGGCCGCTGTCGTAGATGTGGTGGATGTGGTGGCCCATCGGCACCCCCTGGTGGTGCACCCCCAAGCATGCATGGTGGCATGCACCCGTCCTTTGTGCACCCGTGGGCCGGCACCATGCAGATGTGGCCATACGACCGGTCTGGGCGCCCTCCATTGGCACCTCTGGTGTTCACCATCGTTCCTCAATATGGCGGTTTTGGTGGTGCATATGGTGGTACCTACGGTCCTCGCCTCCTCA GTACTTCAACGTCCACTGCAGCCCCGGCACCTAAGCCCCTACATGCCGTGCATGGCACTGTGCACATGCATGGGGATGGGGACGCCGCGCCTAGGACATTGTCGTCACCTGGGCCACTGTCCCCAAGGCCGCCCCTCGCTGGGCCCTCCGTGCCGCCCCTAACGCTCGGTGCTGCTGCCCCCGTGCATCCCGCATGGGTTGCTGCTAGCAGCGCCACCCTGTCCTCCTCAGCACCACCCCATGCTACCGGTTCTGCTGCCCCTGAGCCTTGCGCTCAGGCTATTGCCAACGGCACCGGCCGCACCATTTCTACACGACCGGTTGCCATCATACTGGTCACCAACACACACTCCATGCGTACACATGGCAAGGTCGGCATTGCGTAG